In Xiphophorus hellerii strain 12219 chromosome 4, Xiphophorus_hellerii-4.1, whole genome shotgun sequence, a single genomic region encodes these proteins:
- the arpp19a gene encoding cAMP-regulated phosphoprotein 19a yields MSEDNDETQTAEETPVEETESQDKVISPEKAEEAKLKARYPNLGHKPGGSDLLRKRLQKGQKYFDSGDYNMAKAKIKNKQLPTAAPEKTEITGDHIPTPQDLPQRKPSLVASKLAG; encoded by the exons ATGTCGGAGGACAACGACGAAACCCAGACCGCAGAAGAGACACCGGTGGAGGAGACG gAGTCACAAGACAAGGTGATTAGTCCAGAGAAGGCAGAAGAAGCTAAGCTGAAGGCCAGGTACCCAAACCTGGGGCACAAACCCGGAGGTTCTGACTTGCTTCGCAAACGCTTGCAGAAGGGG cAAAAATACTTTGACTCTGGCGATTACAACATGGCTAAAGCGAAGATCAAGAACAAGCAGCTGCCAACAGCTGCCCCGGAGAAGACGGAGATCACAGGGGACCACATCCCCACCCCCCAGGACCTGCCCCAAAGGAAACCCTCTCTGGTGGCCAGCAAGCTGGCCGGCTGA